Proteins from a single region of Undibacterium sp. KW1:
- a CDS encoding AAA family ATPase has product MHTSASPDPSVSQLDISLLGSFQLKLDGQDIAGKLKYRKAIYLLAYLATASGRWIAREHLAELLWPDLPAASALTNLRQVLNNLSKAINTPMGAEVIQSRRDSIAYFSDSRVHVDIASLLNEWQADDPGNLFCSWLADSFEPRLSQLNHDFLERMELNVGTDLQAWIHQVRKQLRERWRDLAARLCREQEKTGRIASAVAIANQLWEQDSLNENTAAKLIRLLLSCGDFKRANFVLTTLEQNLLAAFGTHASASTRRLLQQDPMSTVVDQKVKGEKQVSTIIRAITEIRWLTIAYVEFDLSPLPGADEADAVLRMEQILCAAQDKISLWGGTCKQVFGQGFHASFGMHTEPEQAALRSIYAAQEIMLADGARQHLRIGICAGNVQCTVDEMRFLGALPRKVQEMCWSAAVGEIVFDRMVAEQISSKLTNDAMELLAHDGYANDVIKYRLARQLMSTGGQQEFPLVGRGEELQAVWRHWQLAKQAQPQWLILCGNAGMGKTRLATEVSRQLDTAENLVIRIYCTLEYQHQSLAALRQALAELFALSPLKADEYPRRIRACLRELVPAYEPEEAMLHALISLFDQSMQVEADSKNQIFAALGTLFDQLSRQKTCLVLIDDFHWSDFATREFLARYAGSLEQQRLLLLVTTRPDAPLEHAGASPVIIELSPLAFAAAEQMVAACDHRHILSEQEQTRIAHDCGGVPLFIERLTRSRTEDGQHHLIPVKELLQSELDKLGPYKNILQMAAVIGNNFNARILSGLLPDEDVAGPLQLAISYRLIQAGAQHGHYRFQHALIADAAYQSFPEKQRRTAHLRVAEHLLNEPGIASAEIARHFEEAHDLQQAASMWTISGQKALASEFAMDALHDFGKALDIALQPQSGLAHLQISLRLSMGNAALLCQGYGSQLGHQQFRAVCDSLNDLPAPDHEETESLFCALSGLYMGGSSQGKSDGLGIARRLEELANTPAKRLMACFALGNSLFWRGLFVEALRYQQEGLSIAKTLSLEERQRYWGEDLEILIRAFLCWNLWFLGDAYAHELAIESTLLARERKKSHALCFMLTFNTAMCWTAGQRDEAAKLAGEGVQLGTQFGFPLWQSMNSLFYLSAQANGNKLKDIMPALEAAENLHSAYRAGTTTASWVLASTLIKLQCWDEAKSLLIKTLGEIDKYEDYYCHADLLRLSSLCHMQEGDIGLASETLEQALQMATAQGAVGLLDAIRQAMADCQLLQQKHALPQ; this is encoded by the coding sequence ATGCACACCTCAGCATCGCCAGATCCATCTGTCTCTCAGCTTGATATTTCCTTGCTAGGTAGTTTTCAGTTAAAGCTTGACGGTCAGGACATCGCTGGCAAGCTTAAATATCGAAAAGCCATTTATCTGTTGGCCTATCTGGCAACAGCGAGTGGCCGCTGGATAGCCAGGGAGCATTTGGCAGAACTGCTGTGGCCTGACTTGCCCGCTGCCTCCGCGCTGACGAACCTGCGCCAGGTACTCAACAACCTCAGCAAGGCCATCAATACGCCCATGGGGGCGGAGGTCATACAAAGCAGGCGCGACAGTATTGCTTATTTTTCAGATTCGCGAGTACATGTGGATATTGCTAGCTTGCTTAATGAATGGCAGGCAGATGACCCGGGAAATCTGTTTTGCTCGTGGCTGGCAGATAGCTTTGAACCACGGCTAAGCCAACTCAATCATGATTTCCTTGAACGCATGGAACTCAATGTTGGTACTGATCTGCAAGCCTGGATACACCAGGTGCGCAAGCAATTGCGGGAACGCTGGCGTGACCTCGCTGCAAGACTTTGCCGGGAGCAAGAAAAGACCGGACGTATCGCCTCTGCTGTTGCAATAGCCAATCAGCTATGGGAGCAGGACAGCTTGAACGAAAATACTGCTGCAAAGCTGATACGCCTGTTGTTGTCCTGTGGTGATTTCAAGCGTGCCAATTTTGTGTTGACTACGCTGGAGCAGAATTTACTTGCTGCCTTTGGTACGCACGCGTCTGCATCGACCAGGAGATTATTGCAACAGGATCCCATGTCAACTGTCGTTGATCAGAAAGTTAAAGGAGAAAAACAGGTTTCGACCATCATACGGGCTATTACCGAAATTCGCTGGCTCACGATTGCCTATGTGGAATTTGATCTTTCGCCGCTCCCGGGAGCTGATGAGGCAGACGCGGTTTTGCGTATGGAGCAAATACTTTGCGCAGCGCAAGATAAAATCAGCCTGTGGGGCGGGACTTGCAAGCAAGTATTTGGTCAGGGTTTTCATGCGAGTTTTGGTATGCACACTGAGCCCGAGCAAGCTGCCCTCAGGAGTATTTACGCTGCGCAAGAAATCATGCTTGCAGATGGAGCGCGGCAGCATCTGCGCATTGGAATTTGCGCTGGCAATGTCCAGTGTACTGTTGATGAAATGCGCTTTCTTGGAGCCTTGCCAAGAAAAGTGCAAGAGATGTGCTGGTCTGCTGCGGTGGGTGAAATTGTGTTTGACCGGATGGTCGCAGAGCAAATCAGTAGTAAGCTGACAAACGATGCCATGGAATTGTTGGCACATGACGGCTATGCAAATGACGTAATCAAGTACAGACTAGCAAGGCAACTCATGAGTACCGGAGGGCAACAGGAATTTCCTCTGGTTGGGCGCGGTGAAGAGTTACAGGCTGTATGGCGCCACTGGCAGTTGGCAAAGCAGGCGCAACCACAATGGCTGATATTGTGCGGCAATGCTGGCATGGGCAAGACCAGGCTGGCTACCGAAGTGAGCCGCCAGCTCGATACTGCAGAAAACCTTGTCATTCGTATTTATTGCACGCTTGAATACCAGCATCAATCCTTGGCAGCCTTGCGACAAGCGCTGGCTGAATTGTTTGCCTTATCGCCTTTGAAAGCGGATGAATATCCGCGCAGAATAAGGGCGTGTTTGCGGGAACTGGTACCGGCTTATGAGCCAGAAGAAGCGATGCTCCATGCACTTATTTCTCTGTTTGACCAGAGCATGCAAGTGGAGGCGGATAGCAAGAACCAGATATTTGCAGCGCTGGGCACTTTGTTCGACCAATTGTCCAGACAAAAGACTTGCCTAGTATTGATTGATGATTTTCACTGGTCAGATTTCGCTACCCGCGAATTTCTGGCCCGTTATGCGGGCAGCCTGGAACAACAACGGCTATTGCTATTGGTAACAACAAGACCAGACGCTCCGCTGGAACATGCGGGTGCCTCGCCCGTTATCATTGAACTGAGCCCGCTTGCTTTTGCTGCTGCGGAGCAAATGGTCGCTGCCTGTGACCACCGCCATATTTTGTCAGAACAGGAGCAAACGCGCATAGCGCATGATTGTGGTGGTGTTCCCCTGTTTATTGAAAGGCTTACCCGCAGCCGTACAGAAGACGGACAGCATCATCTGATACCGGTTAAGGAATTGTTGCAGAGCGAGTTGGATAAGCTCGGGCCATACAAGAATATTTTGCAAATGGCAGCCGTCATTGGTAACAACTTTAATGCGCGTATACTCAGTGGCTTGTTGCCAGACGAAGATGTAGCTGGTCCACTGCAACTGGCCATTAGCTATCGCCTGATACAAGCAGGCGCGCAGCATGGGCACTATCGCTTTCAACATGCCTTGATTGCTGACGCGGCGTACCAGAGTTTTCCTGAAAAACAGAGGCGGACAGCACACCTGCGTGTCGCAGAGCATTTGCTCAATGAGCCTGGCATAGCGAGTGCAGAAATTGCCCGGCATTTTGAAGAGGCACATGATTTGCAACAGGCAGCCTCCATGTGGACGATCAGCGGCCAGAAAGCATTGGCGAGTGAATTCGCCATGGATGCCTTGCATGATTTTGGCAAGGCACTGGATATCGCCTTGCAGCCACAGTCCGGGCTGGCGCATTTGCAAATTTCCCTGCGTTTATCCATGGGTAATGCCGCCCTCTTGTGCCAGGGGTATGGATCCCAGTTGGGGCATCAGCAGTTCCGAGCTGTCTGTGATAGTTTGAATGACTTACCAGCACCAGATCATGAAGAAACAGAGTCTTTGTTCTGTGCCTTGAGTGGTTTGTACATGGGGGGAAGTTCACAAGGCAAGAGCGATGGCCTGGGTATAGCGCGACGCCTGGAGGAGCTGGCAAATACGCCTGCCAAGCGCCTGATGGCCTGCTTTGCGCTTGGCAATTCATTGTTCTGGCGCGGCCTGTTTGTAGAGGCACTGCGCTATCAACAAGAGGGCTTGTCCATCGCCAAGACACTTAGTCTGGAAGAGCGCCAGCGTTACTGGGGCGAAGATCTTGAGATACTGATACGCGCCTTCCTGTGCTGGAACCTATGGTTTTTGGGGGATGCCTATGCCCATGAATTGGCAATAGAAAGCACTTTGCTGGCCAGGGAGCGCAAAAAAAGCCATGCTTTGTGCTTTATGCTGACCTTCAATACGGCGATGTGCTGGACTGCAGGCCAAAGGGATGAAGCCGCCAAGCTCGCAGGAGAGGGTGTGCAACTGGGTACACAATTTGGATTTCCATTATGGCAAAGCATGAATAGTCTGTTTTATCTATCTGCCCAGGCCAATGGCAACAAGCTCAAAGACATCATGCCCGCACTTGAGGCAGCAGAAAATTTGCACAGCGCCTACCGGGCTGGCACAACCACGGCCAGTTGGGTTTTGGCCAGCACCCTAATCAAACTGCAATGCTGGGACGAGGCAAAGTCTTTGCTGATAAAGACGCTTGGCGAAATTGACAAATACGAGGACTATTACTGTCATGCAGACTTGCTGCGTTTGAGCAGTTTGTGTCACATGCAAGAGGGTGATATCGGTCTCGCCAGTGAAACACTCGAGCAGGCCTTGCAAATGGCAACAGCACAAGGAGCTGTGGGATTGTTAGATGCAATCAGGCAGGCAATGGCAGATTGCCAGCTACTGCAGCAAAAGCATGCTTTGCCGCAGTAG